A single region of the Novosphingobium sp. SL115 genome encodes:
- a CDS encoding ATP-binding protein codes for MSLADLAPFADLGTLAEITPCGFSLMRNGYSVSVEIENDGYSIVTSEGRQRCSGSAAVLASPIFADLARIAQNQAVLLSQQRMKGPPVPISIKIDQVAGAVPAFKAEQEPWKGLDCWLRGMQASQKLEGTDLLLIEGPAGVGKTTIVRETALLRAETFDGSTSLILQIISRGRVLQNIGDLIAFTLQDVRSNLTINQLKSLIRHGLITLAIDGFDELSDPNGFKTAWSGLNSLIEDVRGAATFLLAGRETFVSTEMMLRQLTSFKTEHDRLATLSLNDPQPEDARQWLLDKEGWDYSVLNGEFVEPIFVKGSYALRPFFLDVIAREPEALKDDTPPASDLLSYLVDIMIHREGSKFLAELDPPNREMATALYEEFVGRFLEEVARDLAENQSESIAEDALELLATVAAEGLLPDDQIAAVAHRAHTVVFLAKDLRAGHVRFAHEQLLQHFLARETLRSVGDGETPRYVRRNLFGREALEVFGHVARGKAELASQFLREVRAAIAKPSRDRTNTNLAVLGIAAACATAPDDANLLIQGISVNELYFPFAAPDGITIRDTMISILYAGSADLRHVKFESGTFISTLEINEQTQLPLPMPKYIKPQTLVRREGTTTDPREIQSFFEAYNPADADDGLAWQPEVAELLGRIERYRTFWLGTNLDDTDALGRRIISHQDWPKVYAALQDLDLVTVKSRQVSGTRPVFIHFRQDVSFSSNVELFHKLAS; via the coding sequence TTGTCTCTCGCTGATCTTGCACCCTTTGCCGATTTGGGCACGTTGGCTGAAATAACACCCTGTGGATTTTCGCTGATGCGGAACGGGTATTCCGTTTCTGTAGAAATAGAAAATGATGGCTATTCGATCGTTACAAGCGAAGGCCGTCAACGCTGCTCCGGCAGTGCGGCGGTACTGGCGAGCCCGATATTCGCAGATCTGGCTAGGATCGCTCAGAATCAAGCTGTCTTGCTATCGCAGCAGCGGATGAAGGGGCCCCCGGTGCCAATCTCGATCAAGATTGATCAGGTGGCGGGAGCCGTTCCAGCATTCAAAGCGGAGCAAGAACCTTGGAAAGGGCTCGACTGCTGGCTGCGGGGCATGCAGGCGTCACAGAAACTCGAGGGCACCGATCTATTATTGATCGAAGGTCCAGCCGGCGTGGGGAAGACGACAATTGTTCGCGAGACGGCGCTGTTGCGCGCCGAAACCTTCGATGGATCAACCTCGCTTATCCTCCAGATCATCAGCCGAGGCCGCGTATTGCAGAATATCGGCGACCTGATAGCCTTTACGCTTCAAGACGTCCGCTCAAACCTGACGATCAACCAGCTCAAATCGTTAATTCGCCACGGACTTATCACGCTCGCCATCGATGGCTTTGACGAATTGTCTGACCCTAATGGATTTAAAACGGCATGGAGTGGGCTGAATAGTCTTATTGAGGACGTGCGCGGTGCAGCGACTTTCTTGTTAGCGGGCCGGGAGACCTTTGTTTCGACCGAAATGATGCTTCGGCAATTGACGTCGTTCAAGACCGAGCATGATCGGCTCGCGACCCTTTCACTGAACGATCCTCAGCCCGAGGACGCGCGGCAATGGTTGCTCGACAAGGAAGGTTGGGACTACAGTGTCCTTAATGGCGAATTTGTAGAGCCAATCTTTGTAAAGGGCTCCTATGCGCTGCGCCCCTTTTTTCTCGACGTAATAGCCCGTGAGCCTGAAGCACTGAAAGACGATACGCCGCCCGCATCGGACCTACTCAGCTATCTGGTGGACATCATGATCCACCGCGAAGGCAGCAAGTTTCTTGCCGAGCTTGACCCGCCCAACCGGGAAATGGCGACCGCTCTCTACGAAGAATTCGTTGGGCGGTTTCTCGAGGAGGTCGCTCGCGATTTAGCAGAAAATCAATCCGAATCCATCGCCGAAGATGCGCTCGAACTGCTTGCGACCGTTGCGGCCGAAGGCCTGCTGCCCGACGATCAGATCGCGGCCGTAGCGCATCGGGCGCATACGGTTGTGTTTCTTGCAAAGGACCTGCGCGCAGGCCATGTGCGTTTCGCGCACGAACAGCTGCTCCAGCATTTCCTTGCGAGGGAGACGCTACGCTCGGTTGGTGACGGCGAAACACCCCGTTACGTTCGGCGCAACTTGTTCGGCCGCGAAGCGCTAGAAGTTTTTGGCCATGTCGCCCGAGGCAAAGCCGAGTTGGCCAGTCAATTTTTACGCGAAGTTCGAGCCGCAATTGCCAAGCCCTCGCGTGATCGTACCAACACTAACTTGGCTGTGCTGGGCATTGCGGCCGCTTGCGCGACCGCGCCTGATGATGCAAATCTATTGATCCAAGGTATTAGTGTCAACGAACTCTATTTCCCTTTTGCCGCACCCGATGGGATCACAATTCGCGATACGATGATCAGCATTCTGTATGCTGGCAGCGCCGACCTGCGGCATGTGAAGTTCGAGAGTGGAACGTTTATTTCTACACTTGAGATCAATGAGCAAACGCAACTCCCTCTCCCGATGCCGAAGTATATCAAGCCGCAAACTTTGGTGCGCCGGGAAGGCACAACAACTGACCCGCGCGAGATCCAATCGTTCTTTGAAGCGTATAATCCCGCCGATGCCGATGACGGCCTTGCCTGGCAACCCGAAGTTGCTGAATTGCTTGGCCGTATTGAGCGTTATCGCACGTTCTGGCTTGGCACCAATCTTGATGACACTGATGCGCTTGGTCGGAGGATTATTTCTCACCAAGATTGGCCAAAGGTCTATGCAGCCCTACAAGACTTGGATCTTGTTACTGTTAAGTCCCGCCAAGTGTCTGGAACGCGACCCGTTTTCATCCACTTCCGTCAAGATGTTTCGTTCTCTAGCAATGTAGAACTTTTCCACAAGCTAGCGAGCTAG
- a CDS encoding VOC family protein: MTKFLHSMIRVTDPDATIAFFDLIGVKEVRRFDSEKGRFTLIFLAVPGDEGVAEVELTHNWPPEDGSPGEVYGSGRNFGHLAYQVENIYETCQRIMDAGHIVHRPPRDGHMAFVKTPDGVSVELLQDGHLPPQEPWVSMENVGTW, encoded by the coding sequence GTGACGAAGTTCCTGCACAGCATGATCCGGGTGACCGACCCGGATGCCACGATTGCCTTTTTCGACCTGATCGGCGTGAAGGAAGTGCGCCGCTTCGACAGCGAGAAGGGGCGTTTTACCCTGATCTTTCTGGCCGTCCCCGGCGACGAGGGGGTGGCCGAGGTGGAACTGACGCATAACTGGCCACCGGAAGACGGATCGCCCGGTGAGGTCTATGGCAGCGGACGCAACTTTGGCCATCTGGCCTATCAGGTGGAGAATATTTACGAGACGTGTCAGCGGATTATGGATGCGGGGCATATCGTCCACCGCCCGCCGCGTGATGGGCACATGGCGTTTGTGAAGACGCCCGACGGTGTTTCCGTCGAGCTTTTGCAGGACGGGCATCTGCCGCCGCAGGAGCCATGGGTGAGCATGGAGAACGTGGGCACCTGGTAA
- a CDS encoding Crp/Fnr family transcriptional regulator, which yields MSGTDIHSSVVTVPDDVRAVLTAHGRPLRVRKGQVLLSVGLPATDVYLVTEGRVTVSLVSSLGRETVLRGIGPGEMFGELAAIDGEPRSADVIAAENSALLMVPGKTFVSLIENEAVVSLWLARYLARQVRYLTSRIYELSNMGVGARLQSELLRLADERDGDGRAVIVRVPTQAELAARIGTNRETVTREFSQLMREGLVLRDGRRVVIPSVARLSERISRYSTTA from the coding sequence ATGTCGGGCACGGACATACATTCATCGGTGGTGACAGTGCCGGACGATGTGCGCGCTGTGCTGACCGCACATGGACGGCCGCTGCGGGTGCGCAAGGGGCAGGTGCTGCTGTCGGTGGGGCTGCCTGCAACCGACGTCTATCTGGTGACCGAAGGCCGCGTGACGGTATCGCTGGTATCCTCGCTGGGGCGCGAGACCGTGCTGCGCGGGATCGGGCCGGGCGAGATGTTTGGCGAACTGGCCGCGATTGATGGCGAGCCACGGTCGGCCGATGTGATCGCCGCGGAAAACAGCGCCCTGCTGATGGTGCCGGGCAAGACCTTCGTGTCGCTGATCGAGAACGAGGCCGTGGTGAGCCTGTGGCTGGCCCGCTATCTGGCGCGGCAGGTGCGTTATCTGACCAGCCGCATCTATGAACTGTCGAACATGGGCGTGGGCGCGCGGCTGCAATCAGAACTGCTGCGGCTGGCGGATGAGCGCGATGGTGACGGGCGCGCGGTGATCGTGCGGGTGCCAACGCAGGCCGAACTGGCGGCGCGCATCGGCACCAACCGCGAAACGGTGACCCGCGAATTTTCGCAACTGATGCGCGAAGGGCTGGTCCTGCGTGACGGGCGGCGGGTGGTGATCCCCTCGGTCGCACGGCTGTCGGAACGGATCAGCCGTTATTCGACGACGGCGTGA
- a CDS encoding metallophosphoesterase family protein, producing the protein MLSKIRSLFQSSTPEVLPEPSASIAPGQRVYAIGDIHGRLDLFDLLLAEIEMDSAARGAAQTALVLLGDLIDRGPESRGVVDRAMALVAAGNTRVLAGNHEEMLLSSLEDPETLRHFLRHGGKETLFSYGLPQSDYSRSNLEDLHARLPDLVPQAHIDFMRAMEDRIVVDDYLFVHAGIRPGVPVAEQTTSDLRWIRREFLDHADAHDHLVVHGHTITNAPVMLPNRIGIDTGAFASGRLTALGIEGNERWIVEAFIPPALKPAD; encoded by the coding sequence ATGCTCAGTAAAATTCGTTCCTTGTTCCAGTCCTCCACGCCGGAAGTCCTGCCTGAACCGTCGGCCAGCATTGCGCCCGGTCAGCGGGTCTATGCCATCGGCGATATTCATGGCCGGCTCGATCTCTTCGACCTGCTGCTGGCCGAAATCGAGATGGACAGCGCCGCGCGCGGGGCTGCGCAGACCGCGCTGGTCCTGCTGGGCGATCTGATCGACCGTGGCCCTGAAAGCCGTGGCGTGGTTGACCGGGCCATGGCTCTGGTGGCTGCGGGCAATACCCGCGTGCTGGCCGGCAACCACGAAGAAATGCTGCTCTCCAGCCTCGAAGATCCTGAAACGCTGCGTCACTTCCTGCGTCACGGCGGCAAGGAAACGCTGTTCAGCTATGGCTTGCCGCAGTCAGACTACAGCCGCTCAAATCTGGAAGACCTGCACGCCCGCCTGCCCGATCTGGTGCCGCAGGCCCACATCGACTTCATGCGCGCCATGGAAGACCGCATCGTCGTGGACGATTACCTGTTCGTCCATGCCGGAATCCGCCCCGGTGTGCCGGTTGCCGAACAGACCACTTCGGACCTGCGCTGGATTCGCCGCGAATTTCTGGACCACGCCGACGCGCACGATCACCTTGTCGTCCACGGCCACACCATCACCAACGCGCCGGTGATGCTGCCCAACCGTATCGGCATCGACACCGGCGCTTTCGCCTCTGGCCGCCTTACCGCACTTGGTATCGAAGGAAACGAACGCTGGATCGTCGAAGCGTTCATTCCGCCCGCCCTAAAACCAGCGGACTGA
- the mtgA gene encoding monofunctional biosynthetic peptidoglycan transglycosylase, with protein sequence MLENLKNSRRPVATSSGPVGKVGWFIARLIAAFLFISVAQVVIYKFVPVPVTLTMLLDDHSITKDWTPLDDIDRDMVSAAIAGEDGKFCLHNGFDHTAMMQAFKRNQQGGRIRGGSTISQQTAKNVFLWQGGGYFRKGLEAWYTVLIETIWGKRRIMEMYLNVAETGIGTYGVEAGAQRYYGKSARKLSPTEAARIAAVLPLPKEREVNGAGGFTRRHGNAIARQVAVVRNDGLDGCVYR encoded by the coding sequence ATGCTGGAAAATCTCAAGAATTCCCGACGACCCGTTGCCACGTCATCCGGCCCGGTGGGCAAGGTCGGCTGGTTCATCGCGCGGCTGATTGCCGCGTTCCTGTTCATTTCGGTCGCGCAAGTGGTGATCTATAAATTCGTGCCGGTGCCGGTCACGCTGACGATGCTGCTGGACGACCATTCCATCACCAAGGACTGGACCCCGCTGGACGATATCGACCGCGATATGGTGAGCGCAGCGATTGCGGGCGAGGATGGCAAGTTCTGCCTGCACAACGGGTTTGACCATACCGCGATGATGCAGGCGTTCAAACGCAACCAGCAGGGCGGGCGCATTCGCGGCGGATCGACGATCAGCCAGCAGACCGCCAAGAACGTGTTCCTGTGGCAAGGCGGCGGCTATTTCCGCAAGGGACTGGAAGCCTGGTACACCGTGCTGATCGAAACGATCTGGGGCAAACGCCGGATCATGGAAATGTACCTGAACGTGGCCGAGACGGGCATCGGCACATATGGCGTGGAAGCAGGCGCGCAGCGTTATTACGGCAAGAGCGCACGCAAGCTCAGCCCCACCGAAGCCGCCCGCATCGCCGCCGTGCTGCCCCTGCCCAAAGAGCGCGAAGTAAACGGCGCAGGCGGCTTCACCCGCCGCCACGGCAACGCAATTGCGCGACAGGTGGCCGTGGTGCGCAACGATGGGCTGGATGGGTGTGTTTACCGGTAG
- a CDS encoding SIMPL domain-containing protein — protein MPNEDSQDNAPAQAPTARFLEHRTALIPVGILAAGLVLGGWFIGDGFRRAKVADRAVTVRGLAEREVTADLATWTLAYSATAPDLASAQASVDRDSQAIRAFFTELGFPADALQPTGVNVQTMTNNGVVSFSVRQRMTLRTTDIDRAQKAVKRQFDLVRRGVMLEEGSGMAYTFTRLNAIKPEMVAAATKDARSAAEQFAHDSGASVDGIKTASQGYFEITARDGDGGGWGVSDTPYKKVRVVTTIDFYLR, from the coding sequence ATGCCGAACGAAGATAGTCAGGACAACGCTCCGGCCCAAGCCCCCACCGCGCGCTTTCTTGAACATCGCACGGCTCTCATCCCCGTCGGCATCCTTGCGGCCGGCCTTGTGCTGGGCGGATGGTTCATCGGTGACGGTTTCCGCCGCGCCAAAGTGGCCGACCGCGCAGTCACCGTGCGCGGCCTTGCCGAACGCGAAGTGACCGCAGACCTTGCCACATGGACGCTGGCCTATTCTGCCACCGCACCCGATCTGGCCAGCGCGCAGGCTAGTGTCGATCGTGACAGTCAGGCCATCCGTGCCTTCTTCACCGAACTCGGCTTTCCCGCCGATGCGCTGCAACCCACCGGCGTCAACGTGCAGACCATGACCAACAATGGCGTGGTCAGCTTTTCCGTGCGCCAGCGGATGACCCTGCGCACCACCGATATCGACCGCGCGCAAAAGGCGGTGAAGCGCCAGTTCGATCTCGTCCGGCGCGGCGTCATGCTCGAAGAAGGATCAGGCATGGCCTACACTTTCACCCGGTTGAACGCGATCAAGCCCGAAATGGTCGCCGCCGCCACCAAGGATGCCCGTTCCGCCGCCGAACAGTTCGCGCACGATAGCGGCGCATCCGTCGACGGTATCAAGACCGCCAGCCAGGGCTATTTCGAAATTACAGCGCGCGATGGCGATGGTGGCGGTTGGGGTGTGTCGGACACGCCCTACAAAAAGGTCCGTGTGGTCACCACGATCGACTTCTACCTTCGCTAA
- a CDS encoding ATP-binding cassette domain-containing protein, giving the protein MSPTIMSSSASPDTADTRPAQPAALQARSLAFNPAFTAACDTGPLVVDGHFPSGSITLLTGDSRHLGAALAVLALRENPLSGQLLHGDTDILALDRAQASLWRRHTLRFLPHDPALPATRTALHHLQTETREHEPQAAIPRALDLLDRFDLGRRAGTRTSALPPGPQQALALATALCVLPRILVLDDVTAHMGAQLAGKVIRAIHHQVRKRAMIVIATSTDRMFIENADRQLAVA; this is encoded by the coding sequence GTGTCGCCCACGATCATGTCATCATCGGCCTCGCCTGACACCGCCGATACCCGGCCTGCGCAGCCCGCGGCGCTGCAAGCCCGGTCGCTTGCCTTCAACCCGGCCTTCACTGCAGCCTGCGACACAGGCCCGCTCGTGGTGGATGGTCACTTCCCATCCGGCTCGATCACCCTGCTGACGGGCGATTCCAGGCACCTTGGCGCGGCGCTTGCCGTGCTGGCCCTGCGCGAAAACCCGCTGTCGGGCCAGCTATTGCACGGCGATACGGATATTCTTGCGCTTGATCGCGCGCAGGCAAGCCTGTGGCGGCGGCACACCTTGCGCTTTTTGCCACACGATCCGGCGCTGCCTGCCACCCGCACCGCGCTGCACCACCTGCAAACCGAAACGCGCGAACACGAACCGCAGGCCGCCATCCCCCGCGCGCTCGATCTGCTTGACCGGTTCGATCTGGGCCGCCGCGCGGGCACCAGGACATCGGCTCTGCCTCCCGGCCCGCAACAGGCGCTGGCCCTTGCCACCGCCCTATGCGTTCTTCCCCGCATCCTCGTACTTGATGATGTAACTGCCCACATGGGCGCGCAGCTTGCTGGCAAGGTCATTCGCGCCATCCACCATCAGGTGCGCAAACGCGCGATGATCGTCATCGCCACCTCAACCGATCGCATGTTCATCGAAAACGCCGACCGCCAGCTTGCTGTCGCCTGA
- a CDS encoding TonB-dependent receptor, which produces MKFLVAASTIAIGSVSLASAAHAQSTGSVDFETPIIVTGSVVRSVGGVETPDTSRAKQVLDQAIISRQAPGQSINDIINLVPGVSFQNNDPFGSAGGTLTIRGFDSTRISQTFDGLPLNDTGGYALYSNQQLDPELIEQVNVNLGSTDVDSPTAAATGSTVNYRTRKPSEDFGVRMVGSAGRFDFMRVFGMVDTGNLNASGLRAFIAASSATNDTIFGGIGQINKKQVNARIYQPLGDNGDFISVAAHYNKNRNNFFGSVNLRSDTFPDTKAERDYTVTRCTVPAGVTGVADAASSCGSVFDYRYNPSDTGNIRLNSRFTLADGLVLSVDPSIQYTKANGGGTSVAREGVYTLSGVNYTGYIGSTPYFGGVDLNGDGDTRDQVRIHTPSQTKTWRIGVISSLRYEIDENNIVRLAYSYDRGHHRQTGETGLLAYNGFGAEPFPVDNALIGQDGTALQKRNRLSYAILHQVSGEYRGTFSDLTVTAGLRSPFFRRNLTNYCFATTATGNVSCFGTDAANAAYDAATTFQGPQQRIFNYNKLLPSFGLTYKVGDAGTVFANYSQGLQVPGTDNLYQSFFYAPDRAEAKPAPETSHNFDLGFRVRSGRVQAQASAWYTIYNNRLASAYDIDLDATIYRNLGRVDKYGIDGSISYMPIDSFSLYLFGSYLKSKIKNDVITGETTVGGVVTPVYAATAGKREGGAPVYTFGARAQGEIGPVSLGIQAKRTGPRYVNDQNLPITVSGSVVYPNKTPAYTLVDLDAKLNLEFLGLNDKTFFQLNVSNLFDEVYVGGFSGTATSTSSVPFAQIGAPRTVIGTISVGF; this is translated from the coding sequence ATGAAGTTCCTGGTCGCCGCATCGACCATCGCGATCGGCAGCGTCTCGCTCGCCAGCGCCGCGCACGCCCAGTCCACCGGCTCGGTCGATTTCGAAACGCCGATCATCGTCACCGGCAGCGTCGTCCGTTCGGTCGGCGGCGTCGAAACGCCCGATACCAGCCGCGCCAAGCAGGTGCTCGATCAGGCCATCATCAGCCGTCAGGCTCCCGGCCAGTCAATCAACGACATCATCAACCTCGTCCCCGGCGTCAGCTTCCAGAACAACGACCCGTTCGGTTCGGCTGGCGGCACGCTGACCATCCGCGGCTTTGACAGCACGCGCATTTCGCAGACCTTCGACGGTCTGCCGCTCAACGATACCGGCGGCTATGCGCTCTATTCGAACCAGCAACTCGATCCTGAGCTGATCGAACAGGTCAACGTCAACCTCGGCTCCACCGATGTCGACAGCCCCACCGCCGCTGCCACCGGTTCAACCGTCAACTACCGCACGCGCAAGCCTTCGGAAGACTTCGGCGTCCGCATGGTCGGTTCGGCTGGCCGGTTTGATTTCATGCGCGTGTTCGGCATGGTCGATACCGGCAATCTCAATGCATCGGGCCTGCGCGCATTCATCGCCGCCAGCTCGGCCACCAACGACACCATCTTTGGCGGCATTGGCCAGATCAACAAGAAGCAGGTCAACGCCCGCATCTATCAGCCGCTGGGCGACAATGGCGATTTCATCTCGGTCGCGGCTCACTACAACAAGAACCGCAACAACTTCTTCGGTTCGGTCAACCTGCGTTCGGACACGTTCCCCGACACCAAGGCTGAACGCGACTACACCGTCACGCGCTGCACCGTGCCCGCAGGCGTTACCGGCGTTGCCGATGCCGCCAGCAGCTGCGGTTCGGTGTTCGATTATCGCTACAACCCGTCCGACACCGGCAACATCCGCCTCAACTCGCGCTTCACGCTGGCTGATGGCCTCGTCCTCTCGGTCGATCCCAGCATCCAGTACACCAAGGCCAATGGCGGCGGCACCTCGGTTGCGCGCGAAGGCGTCTATACCCTGTCGGGCGTCAACTACACCGGCTACATCGGCTCCACCCCCTATTTCGGCGGCGTCGATCTGAACGGTGACGGCGATACGCGCGATCAGGTGCGCATCCACACCCCCAGCCAGACCAAGACCTGGCGCATCGGCGTCATCTCGTCGCTGCGCTATGAAATCGATGAAAACAACATCGTCCGTCTGGCCTATTCATATGATCGCGGCCACCACCGCCAGACCGGTGAAACCGGCCTGCTCGCCTACAACGGCTTTGGCGCAGAACCCTTCCCGGTCGATAATGCCCTGATCGGTCAGGACGGTACTGCCCTGCAAAAGCGCAACCGCCTGTCCTATGCCATCCTGCATCAGGTGTCGGGCGAATATCGCGGCACGTTCAGCGACCTTACCGTCACCGCCGGTCTGCGCTCGCCGTTCTTCCGCCGCAACCTGACGAACTACTGCTTCGCCACCACCGCCACCGGCAACGTCTCGTGCTTCGGCACCGATGCGGCCAACGCGGCCTATGATGCAGCCACCACGTTCCAGGGTCCGCAGCAGCGCATCTTCAACTACAACAAGCTGCTGCCCAGCTTCGGCCTGACCTACAAGGTGGGCGATGCCGGCACGGTCTTTGCCAACTACTCGCAGGGTCTGCAGGTGCCGGGCACCGACAACCTCTACCAGTCGTTCTTCTATGCGCCCGACCGCGCAGAAGCGAAGCCCGCGCCCGAAACCTCGCACAACTTCGACCTTGGCTTCCGCGTCCGTTCGGGCCGGGTGCAGGCTCAGGCTTCGGCGTGGTACACCATCTACAACAACCGTCTGGCCTCGGCCTATGACATCGATCTGGATGCCACGATCTACCGTAACCTCGGTCGCGTCGACAAATACGGCATCGACGGCAGCATCTCGTACATGCCGATCGACAGCTTCAGCCTCTACCTGTTCGGTTCGTACCTGAAGTCGAAGATCAAGAACGATGTCATCACCGGTGAAACCACCGTTGGCGGCGTTGTCACCCCGGTCTACGCAGCCACCGCTGGCAAGCGTGAAGGCGGCGCCCCGGTCTACACCTTCGGCGCCCGCGCCCAGGGTGAAATCGGCCCAGTCTCGCTCGGCATTCAGGCTAAGCGCACCGGTCCGCGCTATGTCAACGACCAGAACCTGCCGATCACGGTCAGCGGTTCGGTGGTCTATCCCAACAAGACGCCTGCCTACACGCTGGTCGATCTTGACGCCAAGCTGAACCTCGAATTCCTCGGCCTGAACGACAAGACCTTCTTCCAGCTCAACGTCTCGAACCTGTTCGACGAAGTTTACGTCGGCGGCTTCAGCGGCACGGCCACCTCGACCAGCAGCGTCCCCTTCGCCCAGATCGGCGCGCCCCGCACGGTCATCGGCACCATCAGCGTCGGCTTCTGA